From a single Herbiconiux sp. SALV-R1 genomic region:
- a CDS encoding MIP/aquaporin family protein: MDNLGIDFISELVGTALLVLLGCGVVANVALVRTKGFNGGFLLVNIGWGLAVFAGVIVAYASGAHLNPAVTLGLVANGATEFGSAATLVPVNFLSVIAYIGAQMIGAIIGAVLVWLAYKQHFDEEPEAGNKLGVFSTGPAIRSYGWNLVTEIIGTFVLVFVVIGFGGGRQGEGGLAALGALPVALLVIGIGASLGGPTGYAINPARDLGPRIAHALLPIKGKGSSDWSYSWVPVVGPIIGGVLAGLLAIPLLPILT, translated from the coding sequence GTGGACAATCTCGGAATCGATTTCATATCGGAGCTGGTGGGCACAGCCCTGCTGGTCCTCCTCGGCTGCGGCGTCGTCGCGAACGTCGCCCTCGTGCGCACCAAGGGCTTCAACGGAGGCTTCCTCCTCGTCAACATCGGCTGGGGCCTCGCGGTCTTCGCCGGTGTGATCGTGGCCTACGCCTCAGGCGCCCACCTCAACCCCGCGGTGACCCTCGGCCTCGTGGCGAACGGCGCCACCGAGTTCGGCTCGGCGGCCACGCTGGTGCCGGTCAACTTCCTCTCGGTCATCGCCTACATCGGTGCGCAGATGATCGGTGCGATCATCGGTGCCGTGCTGGTGTGGCTGGCCTACAAGCAGCACTTCGACGAGGAGCCCGAGGCCGGCAACAAGCTCGGCGTGTTCTCCACCGGCCCCGCCATCCGCTCCTACGGCTGGAACCTGGTCACCGAGATCATCGGCACCTTCGTGCTGGTGTTCGTCGTGATCGGCTTCGGCGGCGGCCGCCAGGGCGAGGGCGGCCTCGCGGCCCTCGGCGCCCTTCCCGTGGCGCTGCTCGTGATCGGTATCGGCGCCTCGCTCGGTGGCCCCACGGGCTACGCGATCAACCCGGCGCGTGACCTCGGCCCGCGCATCGCGCACGCGCTCCTGCCCATCAAGGGCAAGGGCTCCTCCGACTGGTCGTACTCGTGGGTGCCGGTCGTCGGGCCGATCATCGGCGGTGTGCTCGCCGGTCTCCTCGCCATCCCGCTCCTGCCCATCCTCACCTGA
- a CDS encoding ubiquinol-cytochrome c reductase iron-sulfur subunit, which produces MAHDEVSGSTAASDSSAVETSRGTSTGTTVIASDVVNPGEPPHRHRVTDSDPKEGKKAQRTVYTLFYLSIAGSIFAVAAYMAFPIEDGAIHAIRLNNMFIGIGCALALFGIGLAAVHWGKALMYDKEGIDERHPVQGSPETRARAVEIFHQADQESGFGRRTLIRNSLIGALIAFPLPGLVLFRGWGPQDQDPVELLSHTMWKKGSRLTLDPSGIPVKASDVTIGSVFHIIPEGLNERHDLLEQKAKAAVLLMRLNPDDLNISPGRESWSYDGIVAYSKICTHVGCPVALYEQQTHHLLCPCHQSTFDVVNECEVIFGPAKRPLPQLPIEVDSEGYLVASSDFHEPVGPSFWERP; this is translated from the coding sequence ATGGCACATGACGAGGTGAGCGGCTCCACAGCCGCCTCCGATTCGTCGGCCGTCGAGACGAGTCGAGGCACATCGACCGGCACCACGGTCATTGCTTCCGACGTCGTGAACCCGGGCGAGCCGCCCCACCGTCACCGCGTCACCGACAGCGACCCCAAAGAGGGCAAGAAGGCACAGCGCACCGTCTACACGCTGTTCTACCTGTCGATCGCGGGCTCGATCTTCGCCGTCGCCGCCTACATGGCCTTCCCGATCGAAGACGGCGCCATCCACGCCATCCGCCTGAACAACATGTTCATCGGCATCGGCTGCGCGCTGGCACTGTTCGGCATCGGCCTCGCCGCCGTGCACTGGGGCAAGGCCCTCATGTACGACAAGGAGGGCATCGACGAGCGCCACCCGGTTCAGGGTTCCCCCGAGACGCGTGCCCGCGCGGTGGAGATCTTCCACCAAGCCGACCAGGAGTCTGGTTTCGGGCGCCGCACGCTCATCCGCAACTCCCTCATCGGAGCGCTCATCGCCTTCCCGCTGCCGGGCCTCGTGCTCTTCCGCGGCTGGGGCCCGCAAGACCAAGACCCGGTCGAGCTCCTCAGCCACACCATGTGGAAGAAGGGATCGCGCCTCACGCTCGACCCGAGCGGCATCCCGGTGAAGGCCTCCGACGTCACCATCGGCTCGGTGTTCCACATCATCCCCGAGGGGCTCAACGAGCGTCACGACCTGCTCGAGCAGAAGGCGAAGGCGGCCGTGCTGCTCATGCGCCTGAACCCCGACGACCTCAACATCAGCCCCGGCCGTGAGAGCTGGTCGTACGACGGCATCGTCGCGTACTCCAAGATCTGCACGCACGTCGGCTGCCCGGTCGCGCTGTACGAGCAGCAGACCCACCACCTGCTCTGCCCCTGCCACCAGTCGACCTTCGACGTGGTCAACGAGTGCGAAGTCATCTTCGGCCCGGCGAAGCGTCCGCTGCCGCAGCTGCCCATCGAGGTCGACTCCGAGGGCTACCTGGTCGCGTCGAGCGACTTCCACGAGCCCGTCGGCCCTAGTTTCTGGGAGCGTCCATGA
- the dhaK gene encoding dihydroxyacetone kinase subunit DhaK: protein MKKLINDPKNVVDEAVVGFEAAHGDIVTVSHDPIFIVRKDAPVAGKVGIVSGGGSGHEPLHGGFVGFGMLDAAVPGPVFTSPTPDPILAATKAVDAGKGVLHIVKNYTGDVLNFETAADLASAEDIEVRTVVVDDDVAVKDSLYTAGRRGVAGTVLVEKIAGAAAERGDDLDAVVAVAEKVNSRVRTMGVALTPCVVPHAGEPSFELADDEIEIGIGIHGEPGRERIKLEPADAIVDRLLGPILDDLPLDSGDKVHLLVNGMGGTPQVELYIVFRHAAAVLADRGVEVSRSLVGNFVTSLEMQGVSISVLKLDDELTELYDAPVQTAALRWGR, encoded by the coding sequence ATGAAGAAACTCATCAACGATCCGAAGAACGTCGTCGACGAGGCGGTCGTCGGCTTCGAGGCGGCGCACGGCGACATCGTCACCGTCTCCCACGACCCGATCTTCATCGTGCGGAAGGATGCTCCGGTCGCCGGCAAGGTCGGCATCGTCTCCGGCGGCGGCAGCGGCCACGAACCCCTCCACGGCGGTTTCGTCGGCTTCGGCATGCTCGACGCCGCGGTTCCCGGCCCCGTGTTCACCTCGCCGACTCCCGACCCCATCCTTGCCGCCACCAAGGCCGTCGACGCCGGCAAGGGCGTGCTGCACATCGTGAAGAACTACACCGGCGACGTGCTCAACTTCGAGACCGCAGCCGACCTCGCCTCGGCCGAAGACATCGAGGTGCGCACCGTCGTCGTCGACGACGACGTCGCCGTGAAGGACTCGCTCTACACCGCCGGCCGCCGCGGCGTCGCCGGCACCGTGCTGGTGGAGAAGATCGCCGGTGCCGCCGCCGAGCGAGGGGACGACCTGGATGCGGTGGTCGCCGTCGCCGAGAAGGTGAACTCCCGGGTGCGCACCATGGGCGTCGCGCTGACGCCGTGCGTCGTGCCCCACGCGGGGGAGCCGAGCTTCGAGCTCGCCGACGACGAGATCGAGATCGGCATCGGCATCCACGGCGAGCCGGGCCGCGAGCGCATCAAGCTGGAGCCCGCCGACGCCATCGTCGACCGGCTGCTCGGCCCGATCCTCGACGACCTCCCGCTCGACTCCGGCGACAAGGTGCACCTGCTGGTGAACGGCATGGGCGGCACGCCGCAGGTCGAGCTGTACATCGTCTTCCGTCACGCTGCCGCCGTGCTGGCCGATCGCGGCGTCGAGGTGTCGCGTTCCCTGGTGGGCAACTTCGTCACCTCGCTCGAGATGCAGGGCGTGTCGATCAGCGTGCTGAAACTCGACGACGAGCTCACCGAGCTGTACGACGCGCCCGTTCAGACGGCGGCGCTGCGCTGGGGAAGGTAG
- a CDS encoding c-type cytochrome translates to MARKSRKANRRHPLATVVLIAIGLVFTGGGYAVFSSTTSAQADTSSASSQSTIDEGEKLFAANCATCHGMSLEGTPDGPSLIGVGAASVNFQVGTGRMPMAMQGPQALQKPPQFTDEQTAALAAYVASISPGPAIPDESLLQADGDAANGGELFRINCAMCHNVHGAGGALTEGKFAPELTGVLATHIYEAMLTGPQNMPVFNDDNLTPEDKRDIITYLKYLEANPSPGGDELGSLGPVAEGLFIWIFGLGAIIGLMVWLTAKSN, encoded by the coding sequence ATGGCCCGCAAGAGCAGGAAAGCCAACAGACGCCATCCCCTGGCAACTGTCGTGCTGATTGCTATCGGCCTGGTGTTCACGGGCGGAGGGTACGCGGTCTTCTCCAGCACCACGAGTGCCCAGGCCGACACCTCCAGCGCCTCCAGCCAGTCGACCATCGACGAGGGCGAGAAGCTCTTCGCTGCCAACTGCGCCACCTGCCACGGCATGAGCCTCGAGGGAACGCCCGACGGGCCGAGCCTCATCGGCGTGGGCGCCGCATCCGTCAACTTCCAGGTCGGCACCGGCCGTATGCCGATGGCCATGCAGGGCCCGCAGGCGCTGCAGAAGCCGCCGCAGTTCACCGACGAGCAGACCGCGGCCCTCGCGGCCTACGTCGCCTCCATCTCCCCCGGCCCCGCCATCCCCGACGAGAGCCTGCTGCAGGCCGACGGCGACGCGGCGAACGGCGGCGAGCTGTTCCGCATCAACTGCGCCATGTGCCACAACGTGCACGGCGCGGGCGGTGCGCTCACCGAGGGCAAGTTCGCCCCCGAGCTCACCGGAGTGCTCGCCACGCACATCTACGAGGCCATGCTCACCGGCCCGCAGAACATGCCCGTCTTCAACGACGACAACCTCACCCCCGAAGACAAGCGCGACATCATCACGTACCTGAAGTACCTCGAGGCCAACCCGTCGCCCGGTGGCGACGAGCTCGGGTCGCTCGGTCCGGTCGCGGAGGGTCTGTTCATCTGGATCTTCGGTCTCGGCGCGATCATCGGCCTGATGGTCTGGCTCACGGCCAAGTCGAACTAG
- the trpD gene encoding anthranilate phosphoribosyltransferase — MADTLSWPALIAQLLSGTDLSISEATWAMDRVMEGEVTEAQLAGFLVALNAKGETVDEIVGFRDAILDHALPLAVDPFALDIVGTGGDRFGTVNVSTMASIVAAASGVPVIKHGNKAASSLSGSSDVLRALGVDLELEPERVAAVLGEAGISFAFASKFHPGFKNAGAVRAQLGVPTVFNYLGPLCNPARAEASAVGVAHLDRVPLIVGVFQTRGATALVFRGDDGLDELTTTGHSHIWEVSRGSVKEHDLNPRDLGIPIAKIEQLKGGDAEFNADVVRRVMAGEQGPVRDMVVLNAAAGLAAYRLALDPTQVDRPLLERLEEQMTVARTTLDTGAASRKLDQWVAATRS; from the coding sequence ATGGCTGACACGCTCTCCTGGCCCGCACTGATCGCCCAGCTGCTCTCGGGCACCGATCTGTCGATCTCGGAGGCGACCTGGGCGATGGACCGGGTGATGGAGGGTGAGGTCACCGAGGCGCAGCTCGCCGGCTTCCTGGTGGCACTGAATGCCAAAGGTGAGACCGTCGACGAGATCGTGGGCTTCCGCGACGCCATCCTCGACCACGCGCTGCCGCTGGCCGTCGACCCGTTCGCGCTCGACATCGTGGGCACGGGCGGAGACCGTTTCGGCACGGTGAACGTGTCGACGATGGCTTCGATCGTCGCCGCGGCGAGCGGGGTTCCGGTGATCAAGCACGGCAACAAGGCGGCGAGCTCGCTGTCGGGCTCGTCAGACGTGCTGCGCGCGCTCGGCGTCGACCTCGAGCTCGAACCCGAGCGCGTCGCCGCGGTGCTCGGCGAGGCGGGGATCTCGTTCGCCTTCGCCTCCAAGTTCCACCCCGGGTTCAAGAACGCCGGCGCGGTGCGGGCTCAGTTGGGGGTGCCGACGGTGTTCAACTACCTCGGTCCGCTGTGCAACCCGGCGCGTGCGGAGGCGTCGGCGGTGGGGGTCGCGCACCTCGACCGGGTTCCGCTCATCGTGGGGGTGTTCCAGACCCGCGGCGCGACCGCGCTCGTGTTCCGCGGCGACGACGGGCTCGACGAGCTCACCACCACCGGCCACAGCCACATCTGGGAGGTCTCCCGCGGATCGGTGAAGGAGCACGACCTCAACCCGCGCGACCTCGGCATCCCGATCGCAAAGATCGAGCAGCTGAAGGGCGGCGACGCCGAGTTCAACGCCGACGTCGTGCGCCGCGTGATGGCCGGCGAACAGGGGCCCGTGCGCGACATGGTGGTGCTGAACGCGGCGGCAGGGCTCGCCGCCTACCGCCTCGCGCTCGACCCCACCCAGGTCGACCGCCCGCTGCTCGAGCGCCTCGAGGAGCAGATGACCGTCGCCCGCACCACCCTCGACACCGGCGCCGCCTCCCGCAAACTCGACCAGTGGGTCGCCGCCACCAGAAGCTGA
- a CDS encoding heme-copper oxidase subunit III, whose protein sequence is MVSVTSSSLTHSQSAPMVQRPNIVAVGTIVWLGSEVMFFAGLFAIYFTLRSTNPEAWADQANILNVPFALVNTIILVISSFWCQFAVWAAERGQPRRTSWKPRDWGVVEWMFLAYAFGAIFVSGQVLEYATLVTEGITFDGNAYGSAFYLTTGFHALHVTGGLIAMLLMIGRVYAVKNFGHKEATSIIVVSYYWHFVDVVWIGLFLVIYVLK, encoded by the coding sequence ATGGTCTCTGTGACGAGCAGCTCATTGACCCATTCTCAGAGTGCCCCCATGGTCCAGCGCCCCAACATCGTGGCGGTGGGAACCATCGTGTGGCTCGGCAGCGAGGTCATGTTCTTCGCCGGCCTGTTCGCCATCTACTTCACCCTGAGGTCGACCAACCCCGAGGCATGGGCCGACCAGGCCAACATCCTCAACGTGCCGTTCGCGCTGGTCAACACGATCATCCTCGTCATCTCCTCGTTCTGGTGCCAGTTCGCCGTCTGGGCCGCCGAGCGCGGGCAGCCGCGCCGCACCAGCTGGAAGCCCCGCGACTGGGGAGTCGTGGAATGGATGTTCCTCGCCTACGCCTTCGGCGCCATCTTCGTCAGCGGTCAGGTCCTCGAGTACGCGACGCTCGTCACCGAGGGCATCACCTTCGACGGCAACGCCTACGGCTCGGCCTTCTACCTCACCACCGGCTTCCACGCCCTGCACGTCACCGGCGGCCTCATCGCGATGCTGCTCATGATCGGCCGTGTGTACGCGGTGAAGAACTTCGGGCACAAGGAGGCGACGAGCATCATCGTCGTCTCGTACTACTGGCACTTCGTCGACGTGGTCTGGATCGGTCTGTTCCTCGTCATCTACGTGCTGAAGTAG
- a CDS encoding cell wall-binding repeat-containing protein, whose product MLPLSVRRRSVCAAAAGVVLAASTLFIAPGAQAAPMPIDTPIFCPPNIAQIGVPFVPSSGVYDEDGGSYTVSITGALPAGLALVERTGLSPKITGTPTRLGSSTFIISLLDQYAQTKQKTCFLDVVPAGSNIERIGAVDRYAEAVDIAYANLAPGADPVIYLASGENFADALSASALASQHGGSVLLTTRDTLPSSTEEYIMRRSPSHVVVVGSDNTISESVVAQLRATSGGSTITRIGGVDRYETSRMLIDDAKFGAKASSELFVATGTKFPDALSASPAAATLSAPVLLVNGTASALSADEKALLIARGVKSATVFGGEDTLSAGLKNDLAATVGAAARIDGVDRYAVSAHTVAKYFPAPVAPSDTVYLATGANFPDALAGGALAGAKHAPILLVSKSCMTAEVATEITRLKPHHLVLLGGPNTLDATLGTLPLCS is encoded by the coding sequence ATGCTCCCGCTGTCCGTTCGTCGGCGATCCGTCTGTGCTGCGGCCGCCGGCGTGGTGCTCGCCGCCTCGACCCTCTTCATCGCCCCCGGTGCGCAGGCCGCGCCCATGCCGATCGATACGCCGATCTTCTGTCCTCCGAACATCGCGCAGATCGGCGTACCTTTCGTTCCGTCTTCGGGTGTGTATGACGAAGACGGTGGAAGCTACACCGTGTCGATCACGGGCGCTCTGCCCGCAGGTCTCGCTCTGGTCGAGCGCACGGGTCTCTCGCCGAAGATCACGGGAACGCCGACGAGACTCGGAAGCTCGACCTTCATCATCTCGCTGCTCGACCAGTACGCGCAGACGAAGCAGAAGACCTGCTTCCTCGACGTCGTGCCCGCGGGTTCGAACATCGAGCGCATCGGTGCGGTGGACCGCTATGCGGAGGCGGTCGACATCGCCTACGCGAACCTGGCGCCGGGCGCCGACCCGGTCATCTACCTCGCGAGCGGAGAGAACTTCGCCGACGCCCTGAGCGCCTCCGCCCTGGCCTCCCAGCACGGTGGTTCAGTACTCCTCACCACGCGTGACACTCTCCCGTCGAGCACGGAGGAGTACATCATGCGCCGCTCCCCTTCCCACGTCGTGGTGGTCGGCAGCGACAACACCATCAGTGAGAGCGTCGTGGCTCAACTGAGGGCTACCTCGGGCGGTTCGACCATCACCCGCATCGGGGGTGTCGATCGGTATGAGACGTCACGGATGCTCATCGACGACGCGAAGTTCGGGGCGAAAGCATCGAGTGAACTGTTCGTCGCGACCGGCACGAAGTTCCCTGACGCTCTCAGCGCGAGTCCCGCCGCGGCGACGCTTTCGGCGCCGGTGCTGCTCGTCAACGGAACCGCATCTGCACTGTCCGCCGATGAGAAAGCACTGCTCATCGCTCGCGGCGTGAAGTCGGCCACGGTGTTCGGCGGAGAAGACACCCTCTCCGCAGGACTCAAGAACGACCTCGCCGCGACGGTCGGCGCCGCCGCACGCATCGACGGGGTCGACCGGTACGCCGTCTCGGCGCATACCGTGGCGAAGTACTTCCCCGCCCCGGTGGCTCCCAGCGACACGGTCTACCTCGCGACCGGCGCGAACTTCCCCGACGCCCTCGCCGGCGGTGCACTGGCCGGGGCGAAGCACGCGCCCATCCTGCTGGTGAGCAAGAGCTGCATGACGGCCGAGGTCGCCACTGAGATCACCCGCCTCAAGCCCCACCACCTCGTGCTGCTCGGCGGCCCCAACACCCTCGATGCAACGCTCGGCACACTGCCCCTCTGCAGCTGA
- the glpK gene encoding glycerol kinase GlpK yields the protein MTDYIIAIDQGTTSTRAIVFDHSGSIVSTGQKEHEQIFPKAGWVEHDPKEIWDNTREVIGQALSKANITRHNVKAVGITNQRETAVVWNKNTGEPVYNAIVWQDTRTQPIVDRLAEDGGVERFKPIVGLPLATYFSGTKIVWILENVDGAREAAEAGDLLFGTTDSWVLWNLTGGVDGGVHATDVTNASRTLFMDLETLEWRDDILEAFGVPRSMLPEIKSSSEVYGTVHSSSLLREVPVAGILGDQQAATFGQAAFGPGEAKNTYGTGNFLIFNTDTEIVHSKNGLLTTLGYKLGDEPAHYALEGSIAVTGSLIQWLRDNLGIISSAPEVETLAASVEDNGGAYFVPAFSGLFAPYWRPDARGALVGLTRYVNKAHIARAALEATAFQTREVLDAVNADSGVPLEELKVDGGMIANNLLMQFQADILGVPVVRPVVAETTALGAAYAAGLAVGYWANLDELRSNWQEDSRWTPQMDEAERERQLRNWKKAVTKTLDWVDDDVV from the coding sequence ATGACGGACTACATCATCGCCATCGATCAGGGAACCACGAGCACCCGCGCGATCGTCTTCGACCACTCGGGCTCGATCGTCTCGACCGGTCAGAAGGAGCACGAGCAGATCTTCCCCAAGGCCGGCTGGGTCGAGCACGACCCGAAGGAGATCTGGGACAACACCCGCGAGGTCATCGGCCAGGCGCTGTCGAAGGCCAACATCACCCGCCACAACGTGAAGGCCGTGGGCATCACGAACCAGCGCGAGACCGCCGTGGTGTGGAACAAGAACACCGGCGAGCCCGTCTACAACGCGATCGTCTGGCAGGACACCCGCACCCAGCCCATCGTCGACCGCCTCGCCGAAGACGGCGGGGTCGAGCGCTTCAAGCCGATCGTGGGCCTGCCGCTGGCCACCTACTTCTCGGGAACGAAGATCGTCTGGATCCTCGAGAACGTCGACGGTGCCCGCGAGGCCGCCGAGGCCGGCGACCTGTTGTTCGGCACGACCGACAGCTGGGTGCTGTGGAACCTCACGGGCGGGGTCGACGGCGGCGTGCACGCGACCGACGTGACGAACGCCTCCCGCACCCTGTTCATGGACCTCGAGACGCTCGAGTGGCGCGACGACATCCTCGAGGCGTTCGGGGTGCCGCGGTCGATGCTCCCCGAGATCAAGTCGAGCTCCGAGGTGTATGGCACGGTGCACAGCTCGTCGCTGCTGCGCGAGGTGCCCGTCGCGGGCATCCTGGGCGACCAGCAGGCGGCCACCTTCGGCCAGGCGGCGTTCGGGCCCGGCGAGGCGAAGAACACCTACGGCACCGGCAACTTCCTCATCTTCAACACCGACACCGAGATCGTGCACTCGAAGAACGGCCTGCTCACCACCCTCGGGTACAAGCTGGGCGACGAGCCGGCCCACTACGCGCTGGAAGGGTCGATCGCGGTGACCGGGTCTCTCATCCAGTGGCTGCGCGACAACCTCGGCATCATCTCCTCCGCCCCCGAGGTCGAGACCCTCGCGGCCTCGGTCGAGGACAACGGCGGCGCGTACTTCGTCCCCGCGTTCTCCGGACTCTTCGCCCCCTACTGGCGACCGGATGCGCGTGGCGCCCTCGTGGGCCTCACCCGGTATGTGAACAAGGCGCACATCGCCCGGGCGGCCCTGGAGGCGACCGCGTTCCAGACCCGCGAGGTGCTCGACGCCGTCAACGCCGACTCGGGCGTGCCGCTGGAGGAGCTGAAGGTCGACGGCGGCATGATCGCCAACAACCTGCTCATGCAGTTCCAGGCCGACATCCTCGGCGTGCCCGTCGTGCGCCCCGTCGTCGCGGAGACCACGGCGCTCGGCGCCGCGTACGCCGCCGGTCTCGCGGTCGGCTACTGGGCGAACCTCGACGAGCTGCGCTCGAACTGGCAGGAGGACTCCCGCTGGACCCCCCAGATGGACGAGGCCGAGCGCGAGCGTCAGCTCCGCAACTGGAAGAAGGCCGTCACGAAGACCCTCGACTGGGTCGACGACGACGTCGTCTGA
- a CDS encoding ubiquinol-cytochrome c reductase cytochrome b subunit, whose amino-acid sequence MTNTIERADAGAAPASKPAPKGGGFTAAAANYLDERTSISGVVKEFGRKIFPDHWSFMLGEVALYSFVVIILSGTFLTFFFQASMVETHYDGAWVPLKGVEMSSAMESALHISFDVRGGLLVRQIHHWAALLFIAAIGLHMLRVFFTGAFRKPRELNWVIGFTLFVLAMAEGFTGYSLPDDLLSGNGLRIIDGLIKGIPFIGTWTSFLLFGGEFPGTDIVGRFYTLHILLLPAILVLFLALHLVFVVVHKHTQFAGPGRTEKNVIGYPILPVYAAKAGGFFFLVFGVIALIASFFTINPIWNYGPYDPSPVSAGTQPDWYIGFADGALRLIPPGWEFVWLGHTWSFNIIVPVLALLVLLALVAIYPFVEGWVTGDKREHHILDRPRNAPTRTAIGAAGVTFYAGLWAAASSDLVATHFQLSIEGVIHVVQAWVVIGPFLAYFITKRVCLGLMKKDREIVLHGYESGRIVRLPGGEYIEVHEQMDEHDRWKLVDFESYEPIMLRPNAKGKITGSMRLRAAFSRWFFEDRIAPVSQAELQAGHGHHGTPALGAHGDGTDHSLEKGPGLK is encoded by the coding sequence ATGACCAACACCATCGAACGCGCGGATGCGGGGGCTGCCCCCGCCTCCAAGCCGGCTCCCAAGGGCGGTGGCTTCACCGCCGCCGCGGCGAACTACCTCGACGAGCGCACCAGCATCTCGGGTGTGGTGAAGGAGTTCGGTCGCAAGATCTTCCCCGACCACTGGTCGTTCATGCTCGGTGAGGTGGCGCTGTACAGCTTCGTCGTCATCATCCTCTCGGGCACCTTCCTCACCTTCTTCTTCCAGGCCTCGATGGTCGAGACGCACTACGACGGCGCCTGGGTGCCGCTCAAGGGCGTCGAGATGTCGTCGGCGATGGAGTCGGCGCTGCACATCTCCTTCGACGTGCGCGGCGGACTGCTGGTGCGCCAGATCCACCACTGGGCGGCGCTGCTGTTCATCGCGGCGATCGGTCTGCACATGCTGCGCGTGTTCTTCACGGGCGCGTTCCGCAAGCCGCGTGAGCTCAACTGGGTGATCGGCTTCACGCTGTTCGTGCTGGCCATGGCCGAGGGCTTCACCGGCTACTCGCTCCCCGACGACCTGCTCTCGGGCAACGGCCTCCGCATCATCGACGGCCTCATCAAGGGCATCCCGTTCATCGGCACCTGGACGTCGTTCCTGCTGTTCGGCGGCGAGTTCCCCGGCACCGACATCGTGGGGCGCTTCTACACGCTGCACATCCTGTTGCTGCCGGCGATCCTGGTGCTCTTCCTGGCGCTCCACCTGGTGTTCGTGGTCGTGCACAAGCACACCCAGTTCGCCGGGCCCGGCCGCACCGAGAAGAACGTCATCGGCTACCCGATCCTCCCGGTGTACGCCGCGAAGGCCGGCGGCTTCTTCTTCCTTGTGTTCGGTGTCATCGCGCTCATCGCGTCGTTCTTCACCATCAACCCCATCTGGAACTACGGCCCCTACGACCCGTCACCGGTGTCGGCGGGTACGCAGCCCGACTGGTACATCGGCTTCGCCGACGGCGCCCTGCGTCTCATCCCGCCGGGCTGGGAGTTCGTGTGGCTCGGTCACACCTGGTCGTTCAACATCATCGTGCCCGTGCTGGCACTGCTGGTGCTGCTCGCCCTGGTGGCCATCTACCCCTTCGTCGAGGGCTGGGTGACGGGCGACAAGCGCGAGCACCACATCCTCGACCGTCCGCGCAACGCCCCGACCCGCACCGCCATCGGTGCCGCCGGTGTCACGTTCTACGCCGGCCTGTGGGCGGCGGCCTCCTCCGACCTGGTGGCCACGCACTTCCAGCTGTCGATCGAGGGCGTCATCCACGTGGTGCAGGCCTGGGTCGTCATCGGGCCGTTCCTGGCGTACTTCATCACGAAGCGGGTCTGCCTCGGCCTCATGAAGAAAGACCGCGAGATCGTGCTGCACGGCTACGAGTCGGGCCGCATCGTGCGCCTCCCCGGTGGCGAGTACATCGAGGTGCACGAGCAGATGGACGAGCACGACCGCTGGAAGCTCGTCGACTTCGAGTCGTACGAGCCGATCATGCTGCGGCCGAACGCCAAGGGCAAGATCACGGGAAGCATGCGTCTGCGCGCCGCCTTCTCCCGCTGGTTCTTCGAAGACCGCATCGCCCCCGTCTCGCAGGCGGAGCTCCAGGCCGGCCACGGCCACCACGGCACCCCCGCCCTCGGCGCCCACGGCGACGGCACCGACCACTCCCTGGAGAAGGGCCCCGGCCTCAAGTAG
- the dhaL gene encoding dihydroxyacetone kinase subunit DhaL encodes MGLGITWTTDWIRRTADAVSEHRVELVTLDRAIGDGDHGENLDRGFTAVIAKLDELPADAVPGDALKLVATTLISTVGGASGPLLGTAYLKGAGAVGKEAELDGAALVALLTAARDGIVLRGKAEPGDKTMIDAWTPAVDAATEAAAAGRSEAEILDAAATAAEAGALATEPLVARKGRASYLGERAIGHRDPGAQSSSLILRAAADAAADAAGTAGAAGAVGGDA; translated from the coding sequence ATGGGCCTCGGCATCACCTGGACGACCGACTGGATCCGGCGCACCGCTGACGCGGTGTCGGAGCATCGGGTGGAACTGGTCACCCTCGATCGGGCGATCGGCGACGGAGACCACGGCGAGAACCTCGACCGCGGCTTCACCGCCGTGATCGCGAAGCTCGACGAGCTGCCCGCCGACGCCGTTCCGGGCGATGCCCTGAAGCTCGTCGCCACCACGCTCATCTCGACGGTGGGCGGCGCCTCCGGCCCGCTGCTCGGCACCGCCTACCTCAAGGGCGCAGGCGCCGTGGGCAAGGAGGCCGAGCTCGACGGCGCGGCACTCGTGGCGCTGCTCACCGCCGCACGCGACGGCATCGTGCTGCGCGGCAAGGCGGAGCCCGGCGACAAGACGATGATCGACGCCTGGACGCCCGCAGTCGACGCCGCCACCGAGGCGGCCGCCGCGGGGCGCTCGGAAGCCGAGATCCTCGACGCGGCGGCGACCGCGGCGGAGGCGGGCGCGCTCGCCACCGAACCGCTGGTGGCGCGCAAGGGGCGCGCCAGCTACCTGGGCGAGCGGGCGATCGGCCACCGCGACCCGGGCGCGCAGTCGTCGTCGCTCATCCTCCGCGCGGCAGCCGACGCCGCAGCAGATGCCGCGGGCACCGCGGGTGCCGCGGGCGCTGTCGGCGGTGACGCCTGA